A part of Candidatus Omnitrophota bacterium genomic DNA contains:
- a CDS encoding cobalamin-dependent protein (Presence of a B(12) (cobalamin)-binding domain implies dependence on cobalamin itself, in one of its several forms, or in some unusual lineages, dependence on a cobalamin-like analog.): MKYKHALFLYPYIENSTGMCLFPPTGLEYVATSAKGHVGKVTIVDLRYDKMLCDTEKLMDFIRKDIDIICVSVSWNRQVDEVYGLLNLMPDEIPLVVGGYKATEDVEEIFKRCPKVNIIVRGEGEETIKEIAKDEPLEKILGISYRAGGRVIHNKNRPLPDINTITPPDRSLRQYEYSIMSNGMKVTSVTIDTILSSRGCPFSCKFCTFNLNPLGQKRDYASRSAESVVKEIESISAGIILFSDDNFFTEPKRSEEICDLIIARKIKKRFVAQTRIDLAEYPELLEKAVKAGFKMLL, from the coding sequence ATGAAATATAAGCATGCTTTATTCTTATACCCTTATATCGAAAACAGCACAGGGATGTGCCTATTCCCGCCCACAGGCCTGGAGTACGTGGCCACAAGCGCTAAGGGTCATGTTGGCAAAGTTACAATTGTCGATCTAAGGTACGATAAAATGTTGTGCGATACCGAAAAGCTTATGGATTTTATACGCAAGGATATAGATATAATATGCGTAAGCGTCTCGTGGAACCGTCAGGTGGATGAGGTCTATGGGCTTCTGAATTTAATGCCGGACGAGATACCTTTGGTCGTAGGCGGATATAAGGCTACGGAGGATGTCGAAGAGATATTTAAAAGATGCCCAAAAGTGAATATCATAGTAAGGGGGGAAGGCGAAGAGACTATAAAGGAAATAGCCAAAGACGAGCCGCTTGAAAAAATACTTGGGATTTCTTACAGGGCTGGCGGTAGAGTGATTCACAATAAGAATAGGCCTTTACCCGATATAAATACCATAACGCCGCCGGATCGTAGTTTAAGACAGTACGAATATTCCATAATGTCAAACGGCATGAAAGTGACAAGTGTAACCATAGATACAATCCTAAGCTCAAGGGGCTGTCCTTTTAGTTGTAAATTTTGCACATTTAACTTAAATCCATTGGGGCAGAAAAGAGATTACGCATCGCGTAGCGCGGAATCCGTGGTCAAGGAAATAGAAAGCATCTCTGCCGGTATTATACTTTTCAGCGACGATAACTTCTTCACCGAGCCCAAGAGGTCTGAAGAGATATGTGATCTTATAATAGCCCGAAAGATAAAGAAGCGTTTTGTGGCGCAGACCAGGATCGATCTGGCAGAATATCCTGAATTATTAGAAAAGGCGGTGAAGGCGGGATTTAAAATGCTCTTA